The Pelagibacterium nitratireducens genome segment TCAGGCTGATCGTCCCGGTTCCTATCAGGGCGTCTGCGCGGAGTTCTGCGGCAGGGGACATACAGAGATGCGTTTCCAGGTTCGAGCCCACGCACCGGAAGAATACGAAAGCGCTGTCCTGGAGGCTGCGGAATGAAGGAAGATATGCCGAAAATTCCGCCGTCACCCATCCGCCTACACAAGCAACTCGAACGCGTTTGGGGTACCGGTTCGGGATGGCAGCGCCTGTCAGCGGTCAACCACACCATTCTGGGCAAACGTTTCATGCTAACGGCGTTTGTTTTCTTCGCCATAGGCGGAATTCTGGCCATGCTGATCCGGGCGCAACTGGCCACCCCCAACTCGGCCTTCGTGGGGCCGGATATCTACAATCAACTCTTTTCAATGCATGGCACGGTGATGATGTTTCTCTTCGCCATTCCCATGCTGGAAGGATTGGCTATTTATCTGCTGCCGAAGATGCTGGGCGCGCGGGACATGGCGTTCCCGCGCCTCACCGCCTATGGCTATTGGTGTTATCTATTCGGTGGAACGATCATCGTTGCCTCCATGCTCTTCGGTGTGGGGCCAGATAGCGGCTGGTTCATGTATACTCCGCTTTCGTCCCAGCCCTATACTCCCGGCATCAATGCTGACATCTGGTTGCTAGGGGTGACCTTCGTCGAGATTTCGGCAGTCTCCGCCGCTATTGAGATCACAGTTTCAATCCTGAAGCTGCGTGCGCCGGGCATGTCGCTTAATCGCATGCCGTTGTTTGCATGGTACATGCTGGTGACGGCGCTGATGATGGTCTTCGGCTTCCCGCCACTGATCCTTGGTTCGATCCTTCTTGAACTCGAACGTGCCTTCGGCCTGCCGTTCTTCGACCCGACGCGGGGCGGCGATCCGCTGCTCTGGCAGCACCTCTTTTGGCTGTTTGGGCATCCGGAGGTCTATATAATCTTCTTGCCCGCCGCCGGCGCGATCTCGACGATGGTACCGGTTTTCGCGCAGCGCAAAATCGTTGGGTATCATCCTATTGTCGCGGCGATCGTCGCACTGGGATTTTTATCCTTCGGCCTGTGGGTCCACCACATGTTCACAGTGGGCATTCCGCATCTGGCTCTAGCTTTCTTTTCGGCCGCCAGCGCCTTGGTCGCCGTCCCGACGGCAGTGCAGATATTTGCATGGCTCGCGACCTTAGCTCATGGCCGACCACGCTTCGACATTCCCATGCTTTACATCACCGGCTTCTTCGTCGTCTTCGTGATCGGCGGGCTGACTGGGGTGATGCTGGCCATGGTACCGTTTAATCAGCAGGCCCACGACAGCTATTTCGTCGTAGCCCACCTGCACTATGTTCTAGTTGGCGGCTTCGTTTTCCCGATGTTGGCTGCCGCATATTATTGGCTGCCGCACATCACCGGGCGCGAATCGGTACACCGGATATCGATCCCGGCCTTCTGGCTGATCTTTATCGGATTCAATCTCACCTTCTTCATGATGCATCTCACCGGTCTCATGGGCATGCCCCGACGCATTTATACCTATCCCTCGAACTTCGGCTGGGACTGGCTCAATCTTCTTTCAAGCGTCGGAGGCTTCATCCTTGCCATAGGTTTCGCGCTCTTTGCAGTTGACCTTGTACTCCAGTTCCGATTCGGCAAGCGTTACCGCCGCAATCCCTGGAACGCCTCGACTCTAGATTGGGCCATGCCGACCCGACCGACCTCCTATACCTTTGCCTCGCTTCCAAAGATTGAAGAGCGTGGCGATGGACTTGATCCTGATCGACTCGGCCCAGCACTAGCGGCGGGTAACGGCTATCTCGGTTTTGTCCGCAACGGTCGAATGGAGACCATCGGGGTCGACATGACCACAGGAAGGCTTGAACATGTTGCAATCCTGCCGGGACCAACCTATCTGCCGCTAATCTCTGCGGTGCTGACCGGGGCGCTCGTGCTATGCCTGCTATTCAAACTCTACATTGGCGCGGCAATTCTAGCCGTGGCAACCCTCGCTAGCTTCTTCTTGTGGTCGCGCCCTACGGGTGTAAAGTCCGATGCTGGCCTCGTGCCCGTAGGACGAGGTGAAAAAGCGCTCCTCGATGTGGAGGTCAATGGCTCCTCCTCGTGGTGGGCGATGGTGTTTGGCCTCGCCGCCGACGGAACACTATTCGCTTCGCTCCTATTCGGCACCCTTTATCTCTGGCTCATCGCTCCCGGTTGGCCACCCTCAGAAATCGCGGAACCCACAATTTGGACATGGCTGGCGCCCGCCGCCGTGGCCGTTTCGAGTACAGCATGGCGTTTTTGCAAGAGGATAAATGCCAAAGGGGGAAATTTCACACCAATGCTGGTGTTGACGATCGTCGTCGACATCGTGGCAATTGTTTTTATTTCACTGGCAATTGTGGCTCTGCCAGATCCTCGCAACCACGCTCACCTCGCGACGGCGGCGGCACTTCTGGGTTTTGGGTGGATTCATGCGACTCTGGGTTTGCTTTTCGGGCTCAACGCTCTGATGAAGACAGTGGATGGCTATGTGTCAAAACGCCGAAACCTGCCGTTGCGGCTGGCGTCGCTCTGGCACGATTACACTGCGGCAACGGCAATCGTCATTGGAGCAATGCTCGCGCTGATGCCGATGCTGATCGGAATGTTAGAGGGGGTACGGTGATAGAACAACGGCACGTTCCACCAAACCGAATCTTGTTGATTCCGCTGGGCTTTACCATCTGGAGCATAGCGTTTGTCGCACTCTATGCGACTAATGCAATCGGCTGCGTCTTTGGGTGGCCGGAAGTGATACAACGAGGCGTGTTGATCGCCATGACGTTGGGTTTTTTGGCCATCGGGGCGATGTCGTGGCTGCTGGTCTACAAGCATTGGCGAAGACGGGCAAAACGCGAAAGTGAACCTGCCCCGACCCTGTCCATATTGGGCGTATACGGCCTGGGATCGGCGGTTGTGTCCATGATCGGCGTCTTCATACCGGGTTTGGCGACGACCATGTGCATCTAGTCTAGTGACTGCGAAGGCTCGAACTTTCGTTTACTGATTTGCCTTCCGCTCGCTCCATCGAGAAACAGGCAAGTTCACAGCATCCTTAGTTAAGGCGGCCGGGGCACGATCGAGGAATGCAGGATTGTAGAAGCGCTTTCGCCAAATGCGATGCCACGTCAGCCGCGCTCCAGAGACGGAAATTCAGAGTTTGCAGGCAGGACGTTAGCGTCGCGACCCAACGCGAGTTCCGATCGAAGTCTGTCCAACGTTTTTGATGATGAAGCGGCTGCGCGGCAGAGCGGGCAACCTCGAATAGTCGATCCGGAGATCCTGCTCCGGCACATCATACCCTATGCTTCTGGATAGAACCTCCGAAGCCTGCTTCATCAGCTCGATCGTGATCCACTCTCCTGGGCATCGGTGATGCATATGGTGATCGCCG includes the following:
- the ctaD gene encoding cytochrome c oxidase subunit I, translating into MKEDMPKIPPSPIRLHKQLERVWGTGSGWQRLSAVNHTILGKRFMLTAFVFFAIGGILAMLIRAQLATPNSAFVGPDIYNQLFSMHGTVMMFLFAIPMLEGLAIYLLPKMLGARDMAFPRLTAYGYWCYLFGGTIIVASMLFGVGPDSGWFMYTPLSSQPYTPGINADIWLLGVTFVEISAVSAAIEITVSILKLRAPGMSLNRMPLFAWYMLVTALMMVFGFPPLILGSILLELERAFGLPFFDPTRGGDPLLWQHLFWLFGHPEVYIIFLPAAGAISTMVPVFAQRKIVGYHPIVAAIVALGFLSFGLWVHHMFTVGIPHLALAFFSAASALVAVPTAVQIFAWLATLAHGRPRFDIPMLYITGFFVVFVIGGLTGVMLAMVPFNQQAHDSYFVVAHLHYVLVGGFVFPMLAAAYYWLPHITGRESVHRISIPAFWLIFIGFNLTFFMMHLTGLMGMPRRIYTYPSNFGWDWLNLLSSVGGFILAIGFALFAVDLVLQFRFGKRYRRNPWNASTLDWAMPTRPTSYTFASLPKIEERGDGLDPDRLGPALAAGNGYLGFVRNGRMETIGVDMTTGRLEHVAILPGPTYLPLISAVLTGALVLCLLFKLYIGAAILAVATLASFFLWSRPTGVKSDAGLVPVGRGEKALLDVEVNGSSSWWAMVFGLAADGTLFASLLFGTLYLWLIAPGWPPSEIAEPTIWTWLAPAAVAVSSTAWRFCKRINAKGGNFTPMLVLTIVVDIVAIVFISLAIVALPDPRNHAHLATAAALLGFGWIHATLGLLFGLNALMKTVDGYVSKRRNLPLRLASLWHDYTAATAIVIGAMLALMPMLIGMLEGVR